One genomic segment of Oncorhynchus mykiss isolate Arlee chromosome 10, USDA_OmykA_1.1, whole genome shotgun sequence includes these proteins:
- the LOC100136703 gene encoding preproinsulin 2 precursor (The RefSeq protein has 1 substitution compared to this genomic sequence), which yields MVLWLQAASLLVLLALYPGADAAAAQHLCGSHLVDALYLVCGEKGFFYNPKRDVDPLTGFLFPKSSQENEVAEYPFKDQMDMIVKRGIVEQCCHKPCNIFDLQNYCN from the exons ATGGCCCTCTGGCTCCAAGCTGCATCTCTGCTGGTGCTGCTGGCCCTCTACCCTGGGGCAGACGCTGCAGCTGCCCAACACCTGTGTGGCTCTCATCTGGTGGACGCCCTCTATCTGGTGTGTGGAGAGAAAGGATTCTTTTACAACCCAAAGAGAGATGTGGATCCCCTAACAG GGTTTCTCTTTCCAAAATCGTCCCAGGAGAACGAAGTTGCCGAGTACCCGTTCAAAGACCAGATGGACATGATAGTAAAGAGAGGTATTGTAGAGCAGTGCTGTCACAAGCCTTGCAACATCTTCGACCTGCAGAACTACTGCAACTGA